Proteins encoded within one genomic window of Cellulomonas xiejunii:
- a CDS encoding VanZ family protein, with protein sequence MALVVYLGAVALVTLRPAPEDDETLGLARRVIEQLADLGLPVTFDGVEAVANVVMFVPFGVLVGLLLRRPWWVVVLLGAGTSTLIETVQRWLPTRYATVQDVVMNTLGAAVGVLALVLVSRRAGTGVRSRPVDGAGVRRRAGRGWGRARSTRRTRAQPPT encoded by the coding sequence GTGGCGCTGGTCGTGTACCTGGGAGCCGTCGCGCTGGTCACGTTGCGCCCCGCACCGGAGGACGACGAGACCCTCGGGCTGGCGCGCAGGGTGATCGAGCAGCTCGCCGACCTGGGGCTGCCGGTGACGTTCGACGGGGTCGAGGCGGTCGCGAACGTCGTGATGTTCGTGCCGTTCGGGGTGCTCGTCGGGCTGCTGCTGCGGCGGCCCTGGTGGGTCGTCGTGCTGCTCGGGGCGGGCACGTCGACGCTGATCGAGACGGTGCAGCGGTGGCTGCCGACGCGCTACGCCACGGTGCAGGACGTCGTGATGAACACGTTGGGGGCGGCCGTCGGGGTGCTCGCGCTGGTGCTGGTGTCACGACGGGCCGGGACCGGCGTGCGGTCCCGGCCCGTCGATGGTGCAGGTGTCAGACGCCGAGCAGGTCGCGGATGGGGCCGAGCGCGAAGTACACGACGAACGCGAGCGCAGCCACCCACATGA
- a CDS encoding UDP-glucose dehydrogenase family protein: protein MRISVIGCGYLGAVHAASMASLGHDVVGIDVDPDKIARLAAGTAPFYEPGLPELLDEVSRTGRLTFSTDMAAAAGARVHFLCVGTPQKHGEFRADLSYVESAFEDLRAHLAPGDVVAGKSTVPVGTAEDLAERLTGTGMTLVWNPEFLREGFAVQDTLHPDRLVYGLPTDDEGVPTPEGDAARALLDEVYAASLAEGTPLVVTDYATSQLVKVAANSFLATKISFINAMAELCEATGADVTSLADAIGYDVRIGRRFLNAGLGFGGGCLPKDIRAFMARAGELGVDQALSFLREVDSINMRRRVRMVDLAREVSAGSIVGKRVAVLGAAFKPNSDDIRDSPALSVAAQMQLQGAHVTVTDPQAVENARVKWPDLKYAATALEAAQGADVVVLATEWDEYRDMVPDELGEVVAHRAIVDGRNVLDPKVWRAAGWTYRALGRP from the coding sequence GTGCGCATCTCGGTCATCGGTTGCGGGTACCTCGGGGCGGTGCATGCGGCAAGCATGGCGTCCCTCGGCCACGACGTCGTGGGGATCGACGTCGACCCCGACAAGATCGCACGTCTCGCCGCCGGCACGGCGCCGTTCTACGAGCCGGGCCTGCCCGAGCTGCTCGACGAGGTGTCCCGCACCGGTCGACTGACCTTCAGCACGGACATGGCCGCGGCTGCGGGCGCCCGGGTCCACTTCCTGTGCGTCGGGACGCCGCAGAAGCACGGTGAGTTCCGTGCCGACCTGTCGTACGTCGAGTCCGCATTCGAGGACCTGCGGGCTCACCTCGCGCCCGGCGACGTGGTCGCGGGCAAGTCCACGGTCCCGGTCGGCACCGCCGAGGACCTGGCCGAGCGCCTCACCGGCACGGGCATGACGCTCGTGTGGAACCCCGAGTTCCTGCGTGAGGGCTTCGCCGTCCAGGACACGCTGCACCCCGACCGGCTGGTCTACGGCCTGCCGACCGACGACGAGGGCGTGCCGACGCCCGAGGGTGACGCCGCCCGCGCCCTCCTCGACGAGGTCTACGCGGCGTCCCTGGCCGAGGGCACCCCGCTGGTCGTCACCGACTACGCGACCTCGCAGCTCGTCAAGGTCGCCGCCAACTCGTTCCTCGCCACCAAGATCTCGTTCATCAACGCCATGGCCGAGCTGTGCGAGGCCACGGGTGCCGACGTGACGAGTCTCGCCGACGCGATCGGCTACGACGTGCGCATCGGGCGCCGCTTCCTCAACGCGGGTCTCGGGTTCGGCGGCGGCTGCCTGCCGAAGGACATCCGCGCCTTCATGGCCCGCGCCGGCGAGCTGGGCGTCGACCAGGCGCTGTCGTTCCTGCGGGAGGTCGACTCGATCAACATGCGCCGACGCGTCCGCATGGTCGACCTCGCGCGCGAGGTCAGCGCCGGGTCCATCGTCGGCAAGCGCGTCGCCGTCCTCGGCGCGGCGTTCAAGCCGAACAGCGACGACATCCGCGACTCGCCGGCCCTGTCCGTGGCCGCGCAGATGCAGCTGCAGGGCGCCCACGTCACGGTGACCGACCCGCAGGCCGTCGAGAACGCGCGCGTCAAGTGGCCGGACCTCAAGTACGCCGCCACGGCGCTCGAGGCTGCCCAGGGCGCCGACGTCGTCGTGCTCGCCACGGAGTGGGACGAGTACCGCGACATGGTCCCGGACGAGCTGGGCGAGGTCGTGGCCCACCGCGCGATCGTCGACGGGCGCAACGTGCTGGACCCGAAGGTGTGGCGCGCCGCCGGCTGGACCTACCGGGCGCTCGGGCGGCCCTGA